The following proteins are encoded in a genomic region of Tenebrio molitor chromosome 7, icTenMoli1.1, whole genome shotgun sequence:
- the Lsm11 gene encoding U7 snRNA-associated Sm-like protein LSm11 isoform X3, translated as MASDETSNVSDVEKVAENKDYNPKLDFFSEQFDPLLALRTPNIVVPVINAKTYDNIYKYKSMVEGKPEQKKKPARPPEEAPIERRWLPHQLPIPSKKKRIDKNVFTRMERVVGPLEFLKKCREKRCRIKEMLSNVQSSGSVNCKLRRFLDEELHHRRGAEVLSVQLLLSFVNMIITNSFKPPSLEKI; from the exons ATGGCTTCCGATGAAACGTCAAATGTTAGTGATGTTGAAAAAGTCGCCGAAAATAAAGATTACAACCccaaattggacttttttagTGAACAGTTCGATCCTTTGTTAGCTTTAAGAACTCCTAATATCGTTGTACCTGTTATAAATGCTAAAACTTACGACAACATTTACAAATACAAATCTATGGTTGAGGGTAAACCTGAGCAAAAAAAGAAACCGGCACGACCCCCGGAGGAAGCTCCTATTGAAAGACGTTGGCTACCCCATCAAT TGCCCATCCCAAGCAAGAAGAAACGTAttgacaaaaatgtatttacgAGAATGGAACGTGTGGTAGGACCGTTAGAGTtcctcaagaaatgtagggagAAACGGTGTAGAATCAAG GAAATGTTATCAAATGTGCAATCAAGTGGTTCGGTAAATTGCAAACTGCGGCGGTTCCTCGACGAAGAACTGCATCACCGAAGGGGAGCCGAAGTTTTATCAGTTCAACTACTCTTATCTTTCGTCAATATGATTATTACG AACTCGTTTAAGCCGCCTTCGcttgaaaaaatttga
- the Lsm11 gene encoding uncharacterized protein Lsm11 isoform X1 → MASDETSNVSDVEKVAENKDYNPKLDFFSEQFDPLLALRTPNIVVPVINAKTYDNIYKYKSMVEGKPEQKKKPARPPEEAPIERRWLPHQLPIPSKKKRIDKNVFTRMERVVGPLEFLKKCREKRCRIKEMLSNVQSSGSVNCKLRRFLDEELHHRRGAEVLSVQLLLSFVNMIITILDKQIESSSEVDKLEKITQTSKTCAVIDRSNIKIPGFPDSQLIVIIFQLRFPTNSSKWKVL, encoded by the exons ATGGCTTCCGATGAAACGTCAAATGTTAGTGATGTTGAAAAAGTCGCCGAAAATAAAGATTACAACCccaaattggacttttttagTGAACAGTTCGATCCTTTGTTAGCTTTAAGAACTCCTAATATCGTTGTACCTGTTATAAATGCTAAAACTTACGACAACATTTACAAATACAAATCTATGGTTGAGGGTAAACCTGAGCAAAAAAAGAAACCGGCACGACCCCCGGAGGAAGCTCCTATTGAAAGACGTTGGCTACCCCATCAAT TGCCCATCCCAAGCAAGAAGAAACGTAttgacaaaaatgtatttacgAGAATGGAACGTGTGGTAGGACCGTTAGAGTtcctcaagaaatgtagggagAAACGGTGTAGAATCAAG GAAATGTTATCAAATGTGCAATCAAGTGGTTCGGTAAATTGCAAACTGCGGCGGTTCCTCGACGAAGAACTGCATCACCGAAGGGGAGCCGAAGTTTTATCAGTTCAACTACTCTTATCTTTCGTCAATATGATTATTACG ATTTTAGATAAGCAGATCGAAAGCTCGTCCGAAGTAGATAAACTGGAAAAAATTACGCAAACATCGAAGACATGTGCAGTGATCGATCGCagtaatattaaaattccTGGTTTTCCTGATTCCCAATTGATCGTTATAATATTTCAGCTGCGTTTTCCCACAAACTCGTCGAAGTGGAAAGTGTTGTAA
- the Lsm11 gene encoding U7 snRNA-associated Sm-like protein LSm11 isoform X2, which yields MASDETSNVSDVEKVAENKDYNPKLDFFSEQFDPLLALRTPNIVVPVINAKTYDNIYKYKSMVEGKPEQKKKPARPPEEAPIERRWLPHQLPIPSKKKRIDKNVFTRMERVVGPLEFLKKCREKRCRIKVWTRHSHDIRGYCIAYLVAFDKHWNLALEDVEEVWTRPKRRKIPALDGARFDLKFRPKVLPPPIKIVETTNKTETCSRHVGQLLLRGEHVAFIVILPDVKK from the exons ATGGCTTCCGATGAAACGTCAAATGTTAGTGATGTTGAAAAAGTCGCCGAAAATAAAGATTACAACCccaaattggacttttttagTGAACAGTTCGATCCTTTGTTAGCTTTAAGAACTCCTAATATCGTTGTACCTGTTATAAATGCTAAAACTTACGACAACATTTACAAATACAAATCTATGGTTGAGGGTAAACCTGAGCAAAAAAAGAAACCGGCACGACCCCCGGAGGAAGCTCCTATTGAAAGACGTTGGCTACCCCATCAAT TGCCCATCCCAAGCAAGAAGAAACGTAttgacaaaaatgtatttacgAGAATGGAACGTGTGGTAGGACCGTTAGAGTtcctcaagaaatgtagggagAAACGGTGTAGAATCAAG GTTTGGACACGGCACAGTCACGACATACGTGGATACTGCATTGCATATTTGGTGGCTTTTGACAAGCATTGGAATCTAGCCCTAGAAGACGTGGAAGAAGTTTGGACGAGACCAAAAAGGCGGAAAATACCTGCATTAG atGGTGCCaggtttgatttaaaatttaggcCGAAGGTCTTACCACCGCCCATTAAAATAGTAGAAACAACAAATAAGACAGAGACTTGCTCGAGGCACGTCGGTCAGCTCTTGCTTCGAGGAGAACATGTAGCTTTTATAGTTATACTTCCAGatgtaaaaaaatag